The Anaerohalosphaeraceae bacterium genomic sequence AGATTGCCTTCCGCCGCCCCAGTAAGGTTCAGTGGACTTATTGGACGCTGAATCCCGGTCGAGCAAGTTTTTATATTCCCCTTTTTATTGTTGGGTCATTTTTGGCGCTATGTATTTATATTATTCGCGGAGGCGGTTTAGCTGGAGTGATTTTGCAGGAAAGGCAAGGGGAACTGAGTGCGGAGGGATTGGCTGGATTTGGAGCTGTAATGGTTTTGCGAGATGCCTTTCCTATGTCTGTTTTGATTGGGTTGACTGCTGTTCGAATTATCAGGGGGGCGGGAAAAAGCTCCTGGTGGTTCTTCCTTGGTTTTGGACTACTCGTACTTTTTTTCATCACATCCGGTCTTCGCGGCAGCCGTGCTGCTATTATGTATGGCTTGATATGTGCAGGTGCTGCGATTCATTATTTTTGGCATAGGATATCAATTAGAATGATTCTAATTTCTCTGATTCCTTTGCTTATCTTTTTCTATTTTTATGGTTTTTACAAGAGTGCAGGGATTACAGGCATACGAGAGTTGATTAGAGGACAAACAACCTTGGAATCTCTTCAGGAACAAACGGGCAGAACTATCTCCGGATATTTGGTCGGAGATTTAAGTCGTGCTCATGTACAGGCAGTAGAGCTGGATATTCTGTTGAATAAACCTTGGTCTTATCGATACAGATATGGTAAGACATATCCTCTTGCTCTTGCTTCTATGATTCCTCGACAAATCTGGCGTACAAAACCTCTCGATATGGGAAGAATTGTTGCGGGCACAGAAATGCTCTATGGTCCCGGCAGCTACGGCGAATATGCAAAGATTGGAGGGGGAGGGAGCCGTTCTACCCAATTGTATGGACTTGCAGGTGAGGCGATGCTGAACTTTGGTGTCTATGGGATTCTTCCGGCCTTTGCTGTTTGGGGTTATATTGTGGGAAGGATTCGAAAACGCCTTTACAGTTTCCGGCAGGGGGACTTGCGTTTGATTATGACCGGTTTTTGGATGATATTCAGTTTTGTGATGCTGCTTGCGGATGCGGACCAGTTGGTGTGGTTTACTATATCTCTTTATGTTGTTCCCGCCATTTTAGTTTATCTGATTTCGGATAAGAATATTTTGATTCCCGCGGATGGAAGTTTATATGGTATCTGACGTCTTCTGTTTATGTAAGCGCTTTTTTAAAGCTGTTCTTTTCGAAGTCCAAGAAATAATTGAAGGAATTCTTCGTTCGTGGCCGGGTCGGCTTGGGGTTTTTCTCCGCTGGTGCTATTACCGGTGCCGCCTGAAATATGTCGGAAAAGGAGTGGTGATAAAGACGGGTGTGCGGTTTGTGGGCCATCGCTATATTACCCTTCAGGATGGATGTATTGTGGATTTCAATTGTTTGATTTTCGCTGGTCCTTTTTCTTCTTCGCCTTATGAGAAGAAATATGTACCCAATTCTGATTTTCACCTCGGTGAAGGAGAGGTCCGAATCGGCCGAAAAGTTCATTTATCAGTTGGCTGCTATATCCTGGGAAATGGAGGGGTGGATATCGGAGACTACAGCTGTCTGGCGGCCGGTACGCGGGTACTGTCGCTGACCAATCATTACCGCAGTTTCTCGGAACCTCACCGTCGTAATGTGTATTTTACCATCAATGTTCCCAAAGAAAACGCCTGTTTTTTATATGGTCCGATTGTTCTTCAGGAAAACGCCGGCGTGGCGTCTCACTGTATTTTGCTGCCGGGGCTGACGATGGAAAAGGACAGTTTTTTGGCGATTGGTTCTGTGGCCCGAGGGCGAATTGAGTCCAATTCCATAGCGGCCGGCAATCCGGCTGTTCGGATTAAAGAGCGGTTTACGGATTCATCCGGAAAAAAAGAATGAAGATTGTTTTTTTTGATTTTATTTATCGATACGGGGGCGGTCCTCAGCTGGCGGCGGATACGATGATTCGTCTCTCGCGGCATCATCAGGTAGAAGTGATCGACCCGTATGGACAAAGTCAGCCCTATATCCAAAAACTGACAAAGCACGGGGTGAAAGTTCATATTCTGATGCCGGGAGCGAAGTTTATTTTTCTCGGTTCTCCGCGGAAGCCCTGGCAGCGGCTGTGGCGGTTTCTGTGTGCCGTTCCGCATTATGTTCGTCTTCGCCGCCGACTGATTCAGACAATACGCCGGATTCAGCCGGACTTGCTTTGGACGAACGGAAAAGTGGCCTTCCGCTTTTTAAATGTCGGCAGGGCTCTTCGAAAAATTCCTATGGTGATGGAGGTTATCGGCTGTCTGCCGGCGTCTTATTACCGGGATTCCGTCGGCAGGCAGATGCAGAAACGGCTGTCTTTGGTTATGGCGATTTCCACAGAGACAGCCAGACAGTTGACGGCAGCCGGCTTTGCTCCGGAGAAGGTGCACGTGGTGTATGACACGATTGATTTTGATGAGACTGTTCAGAAGTCTATGCAGCCGCCGGAAGCGCCGCTGCCGGGACTGGGCAGGCATCCGGCCGTACTTGTACCGGCTACCCTGATTCCCAAAAAAGGACAGGACACAGCCATTCGGGCTGCGGCGATCCTTAAACAACAAGGGCTCAATCCTGTTTTGTGGCTGGCCGGAGATGTTGTGGGGGATGATGATTCCTATGCACAATATCTCCGGAAATTAGCGAAAGAGCTGAATGTAACCGAGGATGTTTTCTTTCTCGGCTGGCGGAATGATGTGCCGGCGATTCTTACCCGGGCGGATATGATGGTGCTTCCGACCCATGAAGAGGGGTTTGGACATGTCGTTTTGGAAGCTATGCTGCTGAAGTGTCCGGTGGCTGTCACTCCTGTTGGAGGAATTCGGGATTCCGTGCAGGATGAGGTGAACGGCCTTGTTTTCCCTGTTGGAGATGAAAAACGGCTGGCGGAACAGATCCAGCGTCTTCATCAGGATTCCGCCCTTCGGGAGCGGCTCATCCAGCACGGCTATCAAACCGTAACAGAACGGTTTACACCCGAGAATCATACGGTTCGGGTGCTGGAAGGGCTTGAGCGCCTATTGAAAACAGGAGAGGTGAAATGAATGCTCCGTTGGTGACGGTCTCCAGCGCTTTTTACAACACGGGGCCGATGCTGCTGGATATGGTTCGGTCGGTCTTTTCGCAGACCTTTACGGACTGGGAATTGGTTTTGGTGGATGACGGTTCGACGGATGACAGTCTTCAGATTGCCCGCTCGGTGCAGGACCCGCGCGTACGGGTGTACAGCAACGGCCGCAATCTGGGACGGGCGGCCAGTTTGAATCGGATTACGGAGCTGGCCCGCGGCAAATACATTGCCCGGCTGGATTCCGATGATTTGTGCTCGCCGCATCGGATTCAAAAACAGGTGGAACTGATTGAAAGCGACCCGAAAATCGATGTGGTCGGCACCGGAATGTGTTTTCTGGGTGAACAGGACCAGCTTCTCGGCTTTCGCAGGGCGATTCAGGGACATTCGAATATCTGTGCTCATCCGACCCAAACTTTTCACATTGCCCACGGAACCATTCTCGGCAAAAAAACCTGGTTCCAAAAGTTTCGCTACGATGAACGTCTTCCGATGGCTGTTGATTTTAATCTTTTTTTGCGAGCCCATCGCGAAAGCATTTATGAAAATGTTCCCGATCCGCTTTACTATTACCGATTTCATATGAATTTTAATCTCCGAAAGCAGTATATCGCTCGGCGAGTCAGTGCTGCTTTTTTACGGGATTATTATTGGAAACAAGGGCAATACAGCCAAGCGGTTTCGGCTGCCCTGGCGCAGTATGTAAAGTTGGGAATAACAGCCGGAATGTTTTCTTTAGGACTGCGACGGGTTTTGATGAAACGGCGGTTTGGACAGATGAGTGAACAGGAACGGGAGTATTTTCTGGACGAAATATGTCGCATTAAAAATTATTCACTGCCTGGTTTTTAGTGGGGGAATCTTATGTTTAAAAGAATTGTTTTTCATCTTTTTTATCAGTTTCGCCGTTCACTTCCGATTTGGCTGGTGCAACTCCTGACGGACTGGCTGCCGGACATCCGCATTACCCTCCGTCTTCGCGGGGCGATGCTGCGTCCGTTTCTGGGCCGATGCGGCCGGGGGCTTCTTGTAGCCCGCCGTGTGACATTTCTGAATGCGCACGGCATCCGCATCGGGCGGGATGTTTATCTGGCGACCGGCTGCTGGATTGACGGCATCGGCGGCTTAACCATCGAAGACGAGGTCAAACTCAGCCCATATGTGGTCCTGACAACCAGCTCTCACTGCTTCCGGAACAACTCTGTCTGCGGCGGCGGCTCCCGAACCGCCCCGGTTCGAATCGGCCGTGGCTCCTGGCTGGCCTCTCACGCAGTTGTGGTCAGCGGCGTCTCCATCGGCTCCGGGGTGATTGTCGGGGCCAACGCCGTAGTAACCAGGGATATTCCGGACAATGTGTTTGCGGCCGGCGTGCCGGCTCGTGTCATTAGCCCTCGGGCTGATCAGACCCCCAACGTGTTTTCGCGAGACGATATTCTAAAGGAACAACAAGCGTGAACCAGACATCCAAGCCGGCTCTCTGCATTCTGACCACGGTTTCGGAGTCAATTCGTTTTTTTTACAAAGGGCAGATTGATGCCCTGCTGAAAGCCGGCTTTGATGTCACGGTTATCTGCTCCTATGACGAAACCCTTCCAACCGAATTGCCGTCGAACGTTCGGTATCTTCCGGCCGAGTTTTCACGATTGATTACGCCCTGGAAGGACCTTCGGGCCTTATGGCGGCTGGTCAGGATTTTTCGAACCCATCGGTTTGCCATTGTCCAATACAGCACTCCCAAGGCCTCACTGCTCGGGTCCATTGCATCCTTCCTGACGGGTGTGCCTTGCCGACTTTATCTGCTCTGGGGGCTTTATTATATGGGCCAGACCGGCACCTGCCGACTTCTGTTGAAAACCTTTGAAAAATTAATCTGTGCCCTCAGTCATCAGGTCCTCCCGATTTCTCACGAAATGGTTGGTTTTCTGGAGCAGGAGCGGATTACCCGCCGTCAGAAGTGCGCTGTTATTCTAAACGGCAGCGCCTGCGGCGTTGATTTAGAGCGTTTTTGTCCGGATTCGGTCAAAACGTACCGTAAGCAGATTCGAGAACGCTACCAAATACCCGAGGAGGCTGTCGTCATTGGGACGGTTGCTCGGTTAACCGGAGATAAAGGGATTCACGAACTGCTGGCGGCTTTTGAGCAGCTCCAACGCGAAAACCCTTCTGTTTATCTGCTTCTGGTCGGCCAACAGGAGGAAAAAGACAGATTGCATCCGGAAGCTGAAGAACTCATTCGTTCTCATCCGTCAATTCGCTGCACCGGTTGGCAGCAGGACCCCGTCCCCTTTTATGCAGCGATGGACATTTTCTGTTTGCCGACCTATCGGGAAGGATTCGGGGAGGTCAATCTCGAAGCCCAGGCCATGGCCCTGCCGGTGGTTTCCACGGATGTCATCGGCCCGCGTGAGTCCGTTCAGAGCGGCACGACGGGGTTTTTGGTTCCGCCCAAGGAGGTTCCCGCTTTGAAAGAAGCCCTGGCAAGACTGGTTCAGGATGCCTCCCTTCGCAGCCGGATGGGACAGGCCGGACGCCGACGGGTCGAGCAGATGTTCGACCGCAAACAGTGGATTGAGGAAATGGTCCGTCATCGCCTGGCTTGTCTGAACCAGATAAACCTTCCTCGCTAAAATGTTGGAAAAGACAAAAATTGCTTTTGTTTCCACAATCCCGAATACCCTTTTCTTCTATATTGAGCTGCTCAAAGCGCTTCAAAACGCAGGGGCTCGGCTGACACTGATCACGTCGGAAAATCCGTTTTTGGAAAAATTGACTGCGCAGCTGGATTGTCAGGCCGAGCGTGTGCCGTTCTCGCGTTTCCTTTCCCCGATTCGAGATTGGCAGACTTTGTGCAGACTTACAGAGCTCTTTCGGACAAATCGTTTTGATTTGGTTCATGCCCATACGCCCAAGGCCGGTTTTCTGTCAATGAAAGCTTCTGCAGCGGCGTCCGTGCCGGTGCGCCTTTATACCATTCACGGTCTGGTGGGTGATACGGCCTCTTTCTGGAAAAGGCAGATTTTTTCTTTTTGTGAAAAACAGGCCTGTCGGTGTGCACATCAGGTCCTGGCCGTCAGCCCCAGTCTCCGGCGGCAGCTTGTAGAAGAAGGCCTTTGTCCGGCGGGGAAGGTATCGGTCCTTCGGGACGGCAGCGCATGCGGAATCGATGTGGACGGCCTTTACGTCCCGACGGAAGCGGTTCGGCAGGAAGCCCGGCGGATTCGAGAGCATTTTCAAATCCCGGCCGAGGCGGTTGTTCTCGGTTTTGTCGGACGGCTCACCCCTGAAAAAGGCATTCCAATGCTGCTGGATGTCTTTGGAAGATTGGCCCGGAACAATCCGCTGCTTCATCTGCTGATGGTGGGCAGAATGGATGAAGTCCGTGAAAAACTGGATGTCCGCTCCTTGTCGCTGATTCGCGAACACCCGCGGATTCACTGGGCGGGTCATATTCCTTTTCCCGCGGCGTATTATGCAGCAATGGACATTTTTGTGATGCCCTCCCGGCGTGAAGGGTTCGGAATGTGCAACATCGAGGCAGCGGCGATGGGAGTGCCGGTTGCTGCTTCCCGCATTACAGGATGTGTGGATTCCGTTCGTGAGAATATGACGGGTCTGCTTTTTCAAAGAGATGACCCCCAGGATTTGGCCCGATGTCTGATGCGGCTGATTGATGACCCTCAGCTGCGGAGAAAGATGGGTGAGGAAGGCACCCGCTGGGTGCGGGAACGTTTTTCCTCCCGCCTGCTTGTGCAGGAGCATCTTCATTTGTACGAACGTCTGCTTGCTCAAAGAGGGAGTTAGAGAATGGCTTTTCTGAAAAACAAGATTTTTCATGTGCTGGCCGTTATTGTGCTGGTTCAAGTTCTGATTCTGTATCTGAATTATCGCCGGCAGGATCGGATTGTCCTGAAGATTCCCAACAACCAGGGCATTGAGGAGCTGTGGACGCGGGACAGCCGTCTGATTGCCGCAGAAATGGGCCGCGGATTTCACATTTTCGACTGGTCCAATCTTCCGGCGGCCCGCCGGGAATTGTCGGCGGCTTTTTATCCATCTGTTCTTCTGCCGGATGAACGGATTCTTTCCGTCAAAGATAAGCGAGGTCTGGTGCTGGAGAACTCGCCGGGCCGAACGCTCTGGATTCCTTTGTCCGGACAGCCCGCCGAAGTGCTTTTGGTTTCGGATTCCGCCTGTTCGACCATCATTCTGGCCTGTCAATATCTCAATGACCAGAGCAGCGAATATCGCTTCCAAAAAGTCGATTTGCAGCAGGAAATCCTCCTGAATCTGGCAGAGCTTCAGGGCGGGCGTGATTTTCTGATTCGGCGGCTTTGTGTATCCGACGCCCAGGACAAACTGATCATGGCCGGCACCAAAGACAACAAGGCCTATTTGGCCCTGATAGAAATCCCCGGCGAACGAGTGGTTTGGGAAAAAATCTATCCGGAGGAGATGGAATTTTATTCCGTCTGTTTTCTGGACAATCCGCCGCTGATTTTTGCGGGCTCGCGGGATGGAGCGGTCAGCCGGATTGACGCTGCCGACGGCCGTCTCATCAAGACCCTTCCGCTGGTTCCTCTTCATCCGGGGCAAACCAAACTGCGGACGATTCAGCGGGTCGTGCTCAGCCCCGATCGCAAGATTTTAGCGGCCTCGTGCGACCCGTCGTTTTATTTGATTGATGTCGAAACGTGGCAGCTGCGGCGGAAGATGGATGTATCG encodes the following:
- a CDS encoding glycosyltransferase, with amino-acid sequence MKIVFFDFIYRYGGGPQLAADTMIRLSRHHQVEVIDPYGQSQPYIQKLTKHGVKVHILMPGAKFIFLGSPRKPWQRLWRFLCAVPHYVRLRRRLIQTIRRIQPDLLWTNGKVAFRFLNVGRALRKIPMVMEVIGCLPASYYRDSVGRQMQKRLSLVMAISTETARQLTAAGFAPEKVHVVYDTIDFDETVQKSMQPPEAPLPGLGRHPAVLVPATLIPKKGQDTAIRAAAILKQQGLNPVLWLAGDVVGDDDSYAQYLRKLAKELNVTEDVFFLGWRNDVPAILTRADMMVLPTHEEGFGHVVLEAMLLKCPVAVTPVGGIRDSVQDEVNGLVFPVGDEKRLAEQIQRLHQDSALRERLIQHGYQTVTERFTPENHTVRVLEGLERLLKTGEVK
- a CDS encoding glycosyltransferase family 2 protein, producing MNAPLVTVSSAFYNTGPMLLDMVRSVFSQTFTDWELVLVDDGSTDDSLQIARSVQDPRVRVYSNGRNLGRAASLNRITELARGKYIARLDSDDLCSPHRIQKQVELIESDPKIDVVGTGMCFLGEQDQLLGFRRAIQGHSNICAHPTQTFHIAHGTILGKKTWFQKFRYDERLPMAVDFNLFLRAHRESIYENVPDPLYYYRFHMNFNLRKQYIARRVSAAFLRDYYWKQGQYSQAVSAALAQYVKLGITAGMFSLGLRRVLMKRRFGQMSEQEREYFLDEICRIKNYSLPGF
- a CDS encoding acyltransferase translates to MFKRIVFHLFYQFRRSLPIWLVQLLTDWLPDIRITLRLRGAMLRPFLGRCGRGLLVARRVTFLNAHGIRIGRDVYLATGCWIDGIGGLTIEDEVKLSPYVVLTTSSHCFRNNSVCGGGSRTAPVRIGRGSWLASHAVVVSGVSIGSGVIVGANAVVTRDIPDNVFAAGVPARVISPRADQTPNVFSRDDILKEQQA
- a CDS encoding glycosyltransferase family 4 protein, whose translation is MNQTSKPALCILTTVSESIRFFYKGQIDALLKAGFDVTVICSYDETLPTELPSNVRYLPAEFSRLITPWKDLRALWRLVRIFRTHRFAIVQYSTPKASLLGSIASFLTGVPCRLYLLWGLYYMGQTGTCRLLLKTFEKLICALSHQVLPISHEMVGFLEQERITRRQKCAVILNGSACGVDLERFCPDSVKTYRKQIRERYQIPEEAVVIGTVARLTGDKGIHELLAAFEQLQRENPSVYLLLVGQQEEKDRLHPEAEELIRSHPSIRCTGWQQDPVPFYAAMDIFCLPTYREGFGEVNLEAQAMALPVVSTDVIGPRESVQSGTTGFLVPPKEVPALKEALARLVQDASLRSRMGQAGRRRVEQMFDRKQWIEEMVRHRLACLNQINLPR
- a CDS encoding glycosyltransferase family 4 protein, which codes for MLEKTKIAFVSTIPNTLFFYIELLKALQNAGARLTLITSENPFLEKLTAQLDCQAERVPFSRFLSPIRDWQTLCRLTELFRTNRFDLVHAHTPKAGFLSMKASAAASVPVRLYTIHGLVGDTASFWKRQIFSFCEKQACRCAHQVLAVSPSLRRQLVEEGLCPAGKVSVLRDGSACGIDVDGLYVPTEAVRQEARRIREHFQIPAEAVVLGFVGRLTPEKGIPMLLDVFGRLARNNPLLHLLMVGRMDEVREKLDVRSLSLIREHPRIHWAGHIPFPAAYYAAMDIFVMPSRREGFGMCNIEAAAMGVPVAASRITGCVDSVRENMTGLLFQRDDPQDLARCLMRLIDDPQLRRKMGEEGTRWVRERFSSRLLVQEHLHLYERLLAQRGS
- a CDS encoding WD40 repeat domain-containing protein; amino-acid sequence: MAFLKNKIFHVLAVIVLVQVLILYLNYRRQDRIVLKIPNNQGIEELWTRDSRLIAAEMGRGFHIFDWSNLPAARRELSAAFYPSVLLPDERILSVKDKRGLVLENSPGRTLWIPLSGQPAEVLLVSDSACSTIILACQYLNDQSSEYRFQKVDLQQEILLNLAELQGGRDFLIRRLCVSDAQDKLIMAGTKDNKAYLALIEIPGERVVWEKIYPEEMEFYSVCFLDNPPLIFAGSRDGAVSRIDAADGRLIKTLPLVPLHPGQTKLRTIQRVVLSPDRKILAASCDPSFYLIDVETWQLRRKMDVSHKIISGVVFSPDGRYIATSDIRGSGIIEIFDLSK